Genomic segment of Candidatus Methylacidiphilales bacterium:
GAAAAAATCCGCTCCCTCATCCGCCAAGACTCCCCCTGCGTCCTAATCTGCGGATCCGGCAACCGCGCCCGCCAAGCCGCAGAAAAACTACAATCCGCAGGCATCTCCCAGACGATTATCCTCGAAGGCGGCATCAAAGCCTGCGAAGCCATCTCCCTCCCCCTCAATCGCGGCAAAAAAACTCTCTCTATCGAACGCCAAGTCCGCATCGCCGCCGGCACCCTCGTCCTCCTCGGCGCCATCTTATCCCTCACCGTTCATCCCGCCTTTGCCTACCTCGCAGCCTTCGTCGGAGCTGGCCTCATCTTCGCAGGAGTCACCGACTGGTGCGGCATGGCACTCCTCCTCGCCCGCATGCCCTGGAACCAAGCCTCGCCAAGCTGCGGTTGCGCCTCAGAAAAGAAACCCCTCTCCGCCTAATTTCCCAGCCCCTCTCGGAAAATAAAATAAACCGCGCCCACCATGCAGAGCGCCGCCCAGAAATAGTTCCAACTCACCGTCGCCTTCATATAGTAAACCGCAAACGGCACAAACACACCCAGCGTAATCACCTCCTGCAAAATTTTAAGCTGCGCTAACGAAAGCGCTTGATAACCGATCCGATTCGCAGGCACCTGAAAGCAATACTCAAAAAACGCCACACCCCAGCTCACCACAATCGCCACCCACAATGGTTTCGTGCCCAAATCCCGCAAATGCGCATACCAAGCAAACGTCATAAACACATTCGACACCCCTAACAACGCCACACACCACACTACGTTCATATTCATCGCTTGAACTCCGACTTCAGCTTACATCCAGACTTCATCGCAGAAATTAACTTTTTACAGCCAGCCTTCTAATTCCCACAATTCCCACACTCGACATCGCATCACAAACCGACACCCTTAACGCCCAACCAATGCCCCACCGCCGCCGTCGCCGCCATAGCAAAAGCCCCCCAAACCACCGCCCGCAAGATCCCACGAAGAATCGGCGCACCTCCTGCACGCGCTCCCAAGCCGCCCAGACACGCCAAGGAAAATAACGACACCCCACCTGTGCCCACAACCAACTGTTGCTCCGGCACAAACCAAAGCGAAATCAATGGCACTGCGGCACCCGCTGCAAACGCCAATCCAGAAGCCATCGCCGCCTGCATCGGCCGCGCGCTCAAAGCATCCGTAATCCCAATCTCCTCCCGCGCGTGCGTCCCCAGTGCATCATGCGCCATAAGTTGCCGCGCCACTTCTCTCGCTAATTCAGGCTCCAATCCACGCCCCACATAGATCTGAGCAAGCTCCTCCGTCTCGGCCTCTTGATGAATCTCCAACTCTCGACTTTCAATAACCAAATCCGCCCGCTCCGTATCCGCTTGAGAACTCACCGAGACATATTCTCCAGCCGCCATCGAGATCGCACCAGCCACAGTGCCCGCGATTCCAGCAATTTGCACGGCCTGAATCGTCACATCCGCTGAGCCGACCCCCAAAACCAAACTCGCTATCGAGACAATCCCATCATTCGCCCCTAGCACCGCCGCCCGTATCCACCCCGTGCGATGCGTACGATGTTTCTCCACATGCCGAGAGATAGACTGCTTACTCATACCACGCTCCTACCGCAAAAACTTTATCGCTACAAAACCCAAAATTCCGAGCGCCACAAAGACAATCGAAGCCCACTCGAAATTCTTCTCCAAAAAGGCGCGAATGCGTTCTCCAAAAAATCGAATCAAAAGCGCCACAGCAAAAAATCGAAATCCGCGACCCATCAAGGAAAAAACAAAAAGCAACCAAGGACTATAGCCAAACACCCCCGACGCAATCGTGAAAACTTTATAAGGAATCGGCGTGATCGCTGCGATCAAAATCGCCCATGCGCCGTGCTCGGCATAAAGCTCGCTCACCCGCTGCATCACCTCTTCTCCCCGATAAAAAGCCACGATTGGCTTGCCTACCACTTCATACAAGCCCCACCCAATCCACCAGCCGAAGAGCCCGCCCAGACACGAACCTACCGTGCAGACGAGCGCATTTCGCAGCCACTTCTTCGGCGAAGCAAAACAGATCGCCAGCAACAAAACGTCCGGCGGTATCGGAAAAAACGACGACTCTATAAATGCAATCACAAAAAGCGCCGGAATCGCTTGCGGTGTATTCGCCCAATGAATCGTCCAGTCATACAACCGCCGCAATAGACCGACTCTCGACTCAGAAGGCTGGCTGTTTATCATAAAAGGCTTATTATGTGTCCACTCGCCGATGGCTAGCTAAAAGCTGTATTCAGTAGAGTGTCGAATTCTGCATACCGATTGCTGTGCTAGGTTAATCTCCGAAAAGCATGTCTAAATTTTCGCCCAAACTGATCATCATTGAAGATGACCCTAAGACAGGCCAATCGCTGCGAAAAGCTTTTAATTTGGAGGGCTTTTCTGCCGTGTGGGTTCAACGAGGAGATGAAGCACAAGACCACTTATTTTCTGAGGCCTGGGATTTGATTATTTTGGATTGGATGTTGCCGGGACAGGACGGCATGCAGATTCTCCGTGCTCTGCGCAGACAAAAAATCCTCACACCCGTGATCGTGCTGACAGCTCGAGACAGCGTCGAGCATCGGGTGCAGGGATTGGATACAGGCGCAGATGATTATCTCGTCAAACCCTTTGCTTTTGCTGAGCTTTTAGCGCGCACCCGGGCGCTGCTACGGCGTAAGCCGAGCCTTTCTTCCTCACTGACCATCCACGGGGTAACGGTGAATTTTGTGACTCGCAAAGCTTATCGCGAGGACAAAGCTTTGGAGTTAACCCCAAAGGAATTTGATCTGCTAGCTTACTTCATGAGCCATTACGGAGAGGTAGTCAGTCGCGAACAGCTTGCTCACGATCTATGGTCTGAGCCAAACCGCTACACGCCGATAGACAATATCATAGACGTGCACATCGCCCACTTAAGAAAGAAGCTTCATGAAGCTGGGCATGCGCCGCTTCTTCACACGATACGTGGGGTCGGTTATGTGTTCCGAGAAACTGCTCCATGAAAAAAATTCGACAATGGTGGGGACGTCTGTCTTTGCAGTGGCGCTTAGGAATGGCTTTCGGGGTTCTTGGGGCTGGTGTTTTAGTTTTTCTAGCAGCTTTATTGGCGCGCACGCACGGGGTTGAATTTTTGGCGAAGGGAAAAATTGTCGAGGCATTTATTTTTGCGTTGGTGATTTTTTTTGTCGGGGGATGGTTAATCGCCGGCTGGAGCCTTGGATTTATCAGTCAATTAGGGATCCGATTTAAACAGAACCCCAATCTTGCGCTTCCTGCAGAGCTTGAAGGGCTGGCGAACTTATTGCGGAGCGAGATGCAAAAGCATGATAGTCTTTTAGCTGAATTACGGCATTTCACCTCAGATGCGTCGCATGAATTGCGGACTCCTCTCACTGCGATAAGAACCGTGGGTGAAGTCGCCTTGAGAAACTCTCAAGCCAAGCCTGAAGAGCTACGAGAAGCTATCGAGAGCATACTCGAAGAATGCCAAAGAATGAACGCGCTAGTCGAGCGGCTGCTCCGACTAGCGCGTGTGGAGAGCGATGAGATTCCCCTTCGTTTGAGACGGATCAACCTGCGCCTGCATTGTTTCGCCTGGAAAGATGCTATATCGGTCCTGGCTGAAGAAAAAAATCTAAGCTTCGACATTCAATGTCCACAGGATCTATTTTTGGTGACCGACGTGGAGATGCTGGGACACGCTGTTGTCAATCTCCTCCACAATGCTATTGAGCATAACCCACCGCAGGGAACAATAACGTTCCGCGTAGAAAAACTCGACAATCAAATCATCCTCGAAATATCGGACGAAGGAAGGGGGATTGAGCCTGAGCATATCGATAAAATCTTTCGTCGTTTTTATCGAGCAAATCGATCGCGTTCTTATGAGAAAGGCAGCGGATTTGGGCTGGGGCTGAGCATAGCTAAGGCAGCAGTAGAGCGTCTTGGAGGGAATATAAGCGTGACGAGTGTGCTGGGGCGAGGGGCTAGCTTTAAGATTACGCTGCCTGCCAGCGGTTAACCTTAAGAAATCTTCAGACTGAGATACGTGACAGAATCTGCGTTGTCGTGGTAGGCGTTGATCAAAAATTGCGCCTATGAAGAATACTGAATTGATTTCGCAAAGTCCAAGCGGTGAGGTCTCTCCTCTGACTTGGGAAGAGGCTGCGGCTCGTTTAAAAAAATACGGTCCCAACATCGCAGTATCACAAGATCCGGTCCGCTGGTATCGAGTGCTGTGGCGAGCCTTCAATAATCCATTTAACTACGTATTGGTCTTTTTGGCTGTTATTTCCTACCTCACAGAGGACATGAAAGCGGTGATCGTGATGTCGGTCATGGTCACCGTGGCGACGTTGCTGCGTTTTATTCAAGAATTTCGATCGATAGTCAAAGCAGAGAGCTTACGAAGACTGGTGCGAAACAAATGTTCTGTGTTGCGGACAGGCTCAAATCCTGATCGCTGTCCGGACATGCTCGACAACCGATATTCAGAAATTTTCATAGAAGAACTCGTGCCAGGTGACATCGTCCGCCTGAGCTCAGGAGATATGATCCCTGCGGATGTGCGGATCCTTGAGTCGCGAGACTTATTTGTGAGCCAATCTGCTTTGACGGGTGAAGCGATGCCAGTCGAGAAATTCCCGTCCACACAGAGCAGTGCTAATCAGTCTCATGGAGCCAGCTTGCTTGATCGGCCAGAGCTTTGCTTCCTCGGCAGTAGTGTTGTCAGTGGAAGCGCAAAGGCTGTTGTTTTAGAGACTGGAGCCAACACCCAAATGGGCAAGCTGGGATCCAAGTTGACCGAGGCACGGCCGCCTACGTCTTTCGATATCGGGGTAAACAAGGTGACTTGGGTATTAATCCGATTTATGCTGACAATGGTCCCCTTGGTTTTGTTGATCAATGGTTTCACCAAAGGGGATTGGGTAGACGCGTTTTTCTTCGCGGTAGCGATTGCCGTTGGCCTGACCCCCGAGATGCTACCCATGATCGTCAATGCCAATCTCGCTCGCGGAGCCGTCGCTATGGCAAAACAGAAGGTGGTGGTCAAGAATATGAATTCTATCCAGAACCTCGGTGCCATGGATGTGCTCTGCACAGATAAGACGGGGACCATAACGCAAGACCGAGTGGTGTTGATTAAACATCTCGATGTCGAGAGCAACGACTCGCATGCCGTTCTCGAAAAAGCATATCTGAACAGCCTTTTTCAGACCGGGCTAAAAAACCTGATAGATCGGGCAATTATCGATCATGCTCACGAGGAGCACGGTATCCGAGAAATTGCGCGGTCTTATAAACGTATTGATGAACTGCCTTTTGATTTTGAACGCCGCCGAATGTCTGTGGTCTTGAAGCCCAACACCCCTGGCCCAAATTTGTTGATCTGCAAGGGAGCCGTCGAAGAAACCTTGTCGGTATGCGCTTACATTCAGATCGGCGAAGAGATTCACCCTCTTACTTCTTCTTGGAGAGAAAAAATCCTTCATCTAAGGGATCGAGAAAATGAAGATGGATTAAGGCTGATCGCCGTCGCCTATAAAAGCTCTAATAAAGAACAGGGTCAATACACAGTCGATGACGAGAATGATTTGATCTTTTGCGGACTAGTGGCGTTGCTCGATCCCCCAAAAGAGACCACAGCAGAGGCCTTGGCCTTACTCAGAGAGCATAACGTCAAAGTTAAAATTCTCACAGGTGACAATCCACTCGTCGCAAAAAAAGTCTGCAGAGATGTGGGCTTGGAAATAACCGGCATCTTGTTGGGACGCCAGATTGACCATTTGTCTGATGAGCAACTCCAGAAAGAAGTCGAAAAGACGACCATTTTCGCAAAGCTCAATCCTCTGCAAAAAGCTCGTGTTGTAAAAGCTTTGAAAGCTAACCAGCACACCGTCGGCTTCATGGGCGACGGAATCAACGATGCATTGGCTCTTCGAGAGGCAGACGTCGGTATTTCTGTGGACAGCGGCGTTGATTTAGCAAAGGAAGCTGCAGATATAATCCTCCTCGAAAAGTCGTTGCTTGTCTTAGAGAAAGGCGTAGTCGAGGGGCGTCGCACTTTTGGCAACATTGTGAAATACATAAAAATGACAGCCTCATCTAATTTTGGAAATGTGTTCAGCGTGCTCGTGGCAAGTGCATTCCTTCCCTTTCTACCGATGCTGCCGATCCATCTCCTGATTCAAAACTTGCTATACGACATATCTCAAATCAGCATCCCATGGGATCGGATGGATGAGGACTGGCTGAAAAAGCCCCGCAAATGGTCCTCTGCAGGTTTGGGGCGATTTATGATCTGCATTGGCCCAATTAGCTCCATTTTCGACATTACCACCTATCTAGCTATGTGGCACATTTTCGGTGCCGATACGGTGGAGGAAGCTGCCTTGTTCCAGACCGGATGGTTCGTCGTTGGTCTTCTGACACAAACCTTGATTGTGCACATGATTCGTACGGAGAAAGTTCCCTTCATCCAAAGCCGCGCGGCAACGCCAGTATTAATCCTCACAGGGACAATTATGATCATTGGTTGCTTCATTCCTTTCTCACCTCTTGGCGAAAGCGTGGGCATGGTGCACTTACCTCCGACCTATTGGCCATTTTTAATCACCGTTCTGACCTGTTACTGCTTGCTTACGCAATTCCTAAAGAAGGTTTACATCCGCAAGTTTAATGAGTGGCTATAAATGATCACAGGTTATGGCCGACCTAAATTTTATTTTGCAAATCTGTGTTGCTTTAGTCTGCGGAATCCTGATTGGGCTTGAACGCCAGTGGCGACAGCGCCACGCCGGGCTGAGGACATGCACACTGGTCACCGTCGGCGCTGCGATATTTTCCACTTTGGATGCAAATGCCGAGCTGGCTTCAACAAACCGCGTCGCAGCGCAAATCGTTACCGGGGTTGGATTCCTTGGCGCTGGTTGCATTATGAGAAGCGGATTCAACGTAAGAGGATTGAATACAGCAGGCACTCTGTGGTGTGCGGCTGCAGTCGGAGTCTTAGCGGGAGCCGGCTTAATCATAGAAGCCTTCCTAAGCACTGTGGCTGTTCTCTTTATTAATTTAGGATTGAGGCCTGTAGTGAAATTCATCAACCAACTCCCAAATTCCGGCAAAGAGGGTGAAATCCGTTATATGTTGACCCTCTCTTGCCGCGAGAGAAAACAACAACATCTCAGACAGCTCCTGGTGCAATATCTTCAGCCTTCCTTACTTCGTCTACAGCAACTCGAAAGCGCTGAAAGCCCTCAAACGGGTCATGTCGCTCTCAAAGCAGAGTTAGTCTCAGATGAGCGTGCTGACTCTGAAATGGAAAATCTGTGTAATCGTCTGGGCTTAGAAAGCGGCGTGACGGCGATAAGCTGGCAAATGATACAACACACGGACTCATCGAAGTGCGG
This window contains:
- a CDS encoding rhodanese-like domain-containing protein, encoding EKIRSLIRQDSPCVLICGSGNRARQAAEKLQSAGISQTIILEGGIKACEAISLPLNRGKKTLSIERQVRIAAGTLVLLGAILSLTVHPAFAYLAAFVGAGLIFAGVTDWCGMALLLARMPWNQASPSCGCASEKKPLSA
- a CDS encoding DMT family protein, which codes for MNVVWCVALLGVSNVFMTFAWYAHLRDLGTKPLWVAIVVSWGVAFFEYCFQVPANRIGYQALSLAQLKILQEVITLGVFVPFAVYYMKATVSWNYFWAALCMVGAVYFIFREGLGN
- a CDS encoding VIT family protein: MSKQSISRHVEKHRTHRTGWIRAAVLGANDGIVSIASLVLGVGSADVTIQAVQIAGIAGTVAGAISMAAGEYVSVSSQADTERADLVIESRELEIHQEAETEELAQIYVGRGLEPELAREVARQLMAHDALGTHAREEIGITDALSARPMQAAMASGLAFAAGAAVPLISLWFVPEQQLVVGTGGVSLFSLACLGGLGARAGGAPILRGILRAVVWGAFAMAATAAVGHWLGVKGVGL
- a CDS encoding DedA family protein — its product is MINSQPSESRVGLLRRLYDWTIHWANTPQAIPALFVIAFIESSFFPIPPDVLLLAICFASPKKWLRNALVCTVGSCLGGLFGWWIGWGLYEVVGKPIVAFYRGEEVMQRVSELYAEHGAWAILIAAITPIPYKVFTIASGVFGYSPWLLFVFSLMGRGFRFFAVALLIRFFGERIRAFLEKNFEWASIVFVALGILGFVAIKFLR
- a CDS encoding response regulator transcription factor, with translation MSKFSPKLIIIEDDPKTGQSLRKAFNLEGFSAVWVQRGDEAQDHLFSEAWDLIILDWMLPGQDGMQILRALRRQKILTPVIVLTARDSVEHRVQGLDTGADDYLVKPFAFAELLARTRALLRRKPSLSSSLTIHGVTVNFVTRKAYREDKALELTPKEFDLLAYFMSHYGEVVSREQLAHDLWSEPNRYTPIDNIIDVHIAHLRKKLHEAGHAPLLHTIRGVGYVFRETAP
- a CDS encoding HAMP domain-containing histidine kinase, yielding MKKIRQWWGRLSLQWRLGMAFGVLGAGVLVFLAALLARTHGVEFLAKGKIVEAFIFALVIFFVGGWLIAGWSLGFISQLGIRFKQNPNLALPAELEGLANLLRSEMQKHDSLLAELRHFTSDASHELRTPLTAIRTVGEVALRNSQAKPEELREAIESILEECQRMNALVERLLRLARVESDEIPLRLRRINLRLHCFAWKDAISVLAEEKNLSFDIQCPQDLFLVTDVEMLGHAVVNLLHNAIEHNPPQGTITFRVEKLDNQIILEISDEGRGIEPEHIDKIFRRFYRANRSRSYEKGSGFGLGLSIAKAAVERLGGNISVTSVLGRGASFKITLPASG
- the mgtA gene encoding magnesium-translocating P-type ATPase; this translates as MKNTELISQSPSGEVSPLTWEEAAARLKKYGPNIAVSQDPVRWYRVLWRAFNNPFNYVLVFLAVISYLTEDMKAVIVMSVMVTVATLLRFIQEFRSIVKAESLRRLVRNKCSVLRTGSNPDRCPDMLDNRYSEIFIEELVPGDIVRLSSGDMIPADVRILESRDLFVSQSALTGEAMPVEKFPSTQSSANQSHGASLLDRPELCFLGSSVVSGSAKAVVLETGANTQMGKLGSKLTEARPPTSFDIGVNKVTWVLIRFMLTMVPLVLLINGFTKGDWVDAFFFAVAIAVGLTPEMLPMIVNANLARGAVAMAKQKVVVKNMNSIQNLGAMDVLCTDKTGTITQDRVVLIKHLDVESNDSHAVLEKAYLNSLFQTGLKNLIDRAIIDHAHEEHGIREIARSYKRIDELPFDFERRRMSVVLKPNTPGPNLLICKGAVEETLSVCAYIQIGEEIHPLTSSWREKILHLRDRENEDGLRLIAVAYKSSNKEQGQYTVDDENDLIFCGLVALLDPPKETTAEALALLREHNVKVKILTGDNPLVAKKVCRDVGLEITGILLGRQIDHLSDEQLQKEVEKTTIFAKLNPLQKARVVKALKANQHTVGFMGDGINDALALREADVGISVDSGVDLAKEAADIILLEKSLLVLEKGVVEGRRTFGNIVKYIKMTASSNFGNVFSVLVASAFLPFLPMLPIHLLIQNLLYDISQISIPWDRMDEDWLKKPRKWSSAGLGRFMICIGPISSIFDITTYLAMWHIFGADTVEEAALFQTGWFVVGLLTQTLIVHMIRTEKVPFIQSRAATPVLILTGTIMIIGCFIPFSPLGESVGMVHLPPTYWPFLITVLTCYCLLTQFLKKVYIRKFNEWL
- a CDS encoding MgtC/SapB family protein, whose product is MADLNFILQICVALVCGILIGLERQWRQRHAGLRTCTLVTVGAAIFSTLDANAELASTNRVAAQIVTGVGFLGAGCIMRSGFNVRGLNTAGTLWCAAAVGVLAGAGLIIEAFLSTVAVLFINLGLRPVVKFINQLPNSGKEGEIRYMLTLSCRERKQQHLRQLLVQYLQPSLLRLQQLESAESPQTGHVALKAELVSDERADSEMENLCNRLGLESGVTAISWQMIQHTDSSKCGI